A single region of the Erythrobacter sp. HL-111 genome encodes:
- a CDS encoding CTP synthase yields MARFIFITGGVVSSLGKGLMAASLAALLQARGYKVRIRKFDPYLNVDPGTMSPYQHGEVYVTDDGAETDLDLGHYERFTGVSARQSDNITSGRVYRDIIARERRGDYLGATVQVIPHVTDAIKQFALADSDDHDFILCEIGGTVGDIESLPFMEAIRQLRNELEPLRTLSVHVTLVPYIAAAGELKTKPTQHSVRELASLGIKPDVLLCRAEHPIPDAERQKIANFCNVRREAVIPALDAPSIYSVPLQYHAEGLDAEVLRGFGITDSPEPDLSAWKDVTDRYFNPEGEVTIGVVGKYVGLPDAYKSLNEALVHGGLANRVKVNIRWIDAEIFEGEDESEIVSRLEPMHGILVPGGFGTRGSEGKIASVRFARERKVPFFGICLGMQMACIEGARAAGIAGASSTEFGETREPVVGIITEWMSEEGLQQREEGGDLGGTMRLGAYEAKLSPNSHTSTMYGGATTISERHRHRYEVNSAYIEPLEKQGLVFAGMSPDGLLPEIVERPDHPWFVGVQFHPELKSKPFDPHPLFAGFIAAALEQSRLV; encoded by the coding sequence ATGGCGCGGTTCATCTTCATCACCGGCGGCGTGGTCTCATCGCTTGGCAAGGGCCTGATGGCGGCAAGCCTCGCCGCGCTCCTCCAGGCGCGCGGCTACAAGGTCCGCATCCGCAAGTTCGATCCCTATCTCAACGTCGATCCGGGCACGATGAGCCCTTACCAGCACGGCGAAGTCTACGTCACTGACGACGGGGCGGAGACCGATCTCGACCTTGGTCACTACGAACGCTTCACCGGGGTTTCGGCGCGCCAGAGCGACAACATCACGAGCGGGCGGGTCTATCGCGACATCATCGCGCGCGAGCGGCGCGGCGACTATCTCGGCGCGACGGTGCAGGTCATCCCGCACGTGACCGACGCGATCAAGCAGTTCGCGCTGGCCGACAGCGACGACCACGACTTCATCCTGTGCGAGATCGGCGGGACGGTGGGCGACATCGAATCCCTGCCCTTCATGGAGGCGATCCGCCAGCTCAGGAACGAACTCGAACCGCTCCGGACGCTTTCGGTCCATGTGACGCTGGTGCCCTACATCGCGGCTGCGGGCGAACTGAAGACCAAGCCGACCCAGCACTCGGTGCGCGAACTCGCGTCGCTGGGCATCAAGCCCGACGTCCTGCTGTGCCGGGCGGAGCATCCGATCCCCGATGCCGAACGGCAGAAGATCGCCAATTTCTGCAACGTCCGGCGCGAGGCGGTGATCCCCGCGCTCGACGCGCCCTCGATCTACTCGGTCCCGCTGCAATACCACGCGGAAGGCCTCGATGCGGAGGTCCTGCGCGGTTTCGGCATCACCGACTCGCCCGAGCCCGACCTTTCCGCCTGGAAGGACGTTACCGACCGCTACTTCAACCCGGAAGGCGAAGTCACGATCGGCGTGGTCGGCAAGTATGTCGGCCTGCCCGATGCCTACAAGAGCCTCAACGAGGCGCTCGTCCACGGCGGGCTCGCCAACCGGGTCAAGGTCAACATCCGCTGGATCGACGCCGAGATCTTCGAGGGCGAGGACGAAAGCGAGATCGTCAGCCGGCTCGAACCGATGCACGGCATCCTCGTTCCCGGCGGCTTCGGGACCCGCGGGAGTGAGGGCAAGATCGCCTCCGTCCGCTTCGCGCGGGAGCGCAAGGTGCCCTTCTTCGGCATCTGCCTCGGAATGCAGATGGCCTGCATCGAAGGCGCGCGCGCCGCGGGCATTGCCGGGGCGTCCTCGACCGAGTTCGGCGAAACGCGGGAGCCGGTGGTCGGCATCATCACCGAATGGATGAGCGAGGAAGGCCTCCAGCAGCGCGAGGAGGGCGGCGACCTCGGCGGCACGATGCGGCTCGGCGCCTATGAGGCGAAGCTTTCGCCGAACAGCCACACCTCGACCATGTACGGCGGCGCGACCACGATTTCCGAACGCCACCGCCACCGCTACGAGGTCAACAGCGCCTATATCGAGCCGCTGGAAAAACAGGGCCTCGTGTTCGCCGGCATGTCGCCCGACGGCCTGCTGCCCGAGATCGTCGAGCGGCCCGACCATCCCTGGTTCGTCGGCGTGCAGTTCCACCCGGAGCTCAAGTCGAAACCGTTCGACCCGCACCCGCTCTTCGCGGGGTTCATCGCGGCCGCGCTCGAACAGTCGCGACTCGTCTGA
- the pip gene encoding prolyl aminopeptidase, with translation MTLAYERTLYPPIEPYETGMLDVGEGHSLYYERVGTPGAKPAVFLHGGPGGGMSPAHRRQWDPDLYDVLLFDQRGCGRSMPFAAIEANDTWRIVADIERLRTMCGHDKWQVLGGSWGATLALAYAQTHPDRVSEIVLRGVFLARQKEKRWLYAYGASEIMAEQWDRFTGLIPEAERGDLVKAYHDRLTSEDEDTRLAAAREWSLWEGTVATLLPNEALLDEFADPAKAVPFARICARFFLEDFFLEEGQLLANMDRIRHIPGIILQGRHDICTPPTSAWEVKKAWPEAELWIVHDAGHSAGEPGIVDGLVRATDKLAGKT, from the coding sequence GTGACCCTCGCCTATGAACGCACCCTCTATCCGCCGATCGAGCCCTACGAAACCGGGATGCTCGACGTCGGCGAGGGCCACTCGCTCTATTACGAACGCGTCGGCACGCCCGGCGCGAAACCCGCGGTCTTCCTCCACGGCGGCCCCGGCGGAGGCATGAGCCCGGCCCATCGCCGCCAGTGGGATCCGGACCTCTACGACGTGCTCCTGTTCGACCAGCGCGGCTGCGGCCGCTCGATGCCCTTTGCCGCGATCGAGGCAAACGACACCTGGCGCATCGTCGCCGACATCGAGCGGCTTCGCACGATGTGCGGGCACGACAAATGGCAGGTGCTCGGCGGCAGCTGGGGCGCGACGCTCGCGCTCGCCTATGCCCAGACCCACCCCGACCGGGTCAGCGAAATCGTGCTGCGCGGCGTCTTCCTCGCCCGGCAGAAGGAGAAGCGCTGGCTCTACGCCTACGGGGCGAGCGAGATCATGGCCGAACAATGGGACCGCTTCACCGGGCTCATCCCCGAAGCCGAGCGCGGCGACCTGGTGAAGGCCTATCACGACCGGCTCACCAGCGAGGACGAGGACACCCGCCTCGCCGCGGCGCGCGAATGGTCGCTGTGGGAGGGCACGGTCGCGACCCTGCTCCCGAACGAGGCGCTTCTCGACGAATTCGCCGACCCGGCCAAGGCGGTTCCCTTCGCCCGCATCTGCGCGCGCTTCTTCCTCGAGGACTTCTTCCTCGAAGAAGGCCAGCTCCTCGCGAACATGGACCGCATCCGCCACATCCCCGGCATCATCTTGCAGGGCCGCCACGACATCTGCACCCCGCCAACCAGCGCGTGGGAGGTGAAGAAGGCCTGGCCCGAGGCCGAGCTGTGGATCGTCCACGATGCGGGCCATTCCGCGGGCGAGCCGGGCATCGTGGACGGCCTCGTGCGGGCGACGGACAAGCTGGCAGGCAAGACATGA
- a CDS encoding SurA N-terminal domain-containing protein, which produces MFSSIRRFFQSKFGLPIFIGFLILVALAFAAADITGSTFGGVAGGDRVAVVGDERVPASELESTAQSALEQVRSEDPTIGMPEFVEEGLLDEVLRQLIDRYAVGNFAEELGLRAGRNLINSEILQIPAFRDVAGEFDEETYRQALRAQGLTDDMLRGDLKDGLLEQMLFRPALAAPQLSERAARQYASLVLERRRGAIALIPSELYAPEGEPEDGKLEAFYEENRSQFRRPQQRVIRFATFDGDSILADVEATEDEIAERYEANRDTYAARERRAFSSFVVPTEDAANALAERIRGGLSLEAAAREAGFEVSSSDLLDREEVANTTSFALAESVFAAAEGAIAEPARGTLGWYVARVDEVERIPARSLADATDEIAAQIVEEKRAAALVDLSTRIEDEIYDGTALAEVAEAFDLEVRTSPPLLANGAVFDEPGAEIPRELGPVLETAFEMEESEPQLAQLDRGERFIIFDVSEVIPSAAPPLAEIREEVTAAWRLAEGSAEAREAARRVLAKTREGSDFADALRAEEEPRFQVQPIDLSRRELLAQGGRNIAPPLVLLFSMAQGSTKLLEAPQDLGWYLVDLEEIEADPLAADDPALAQTRQQFAPTLADEYRRQLARAIRDEVGVERNEDVIEAVRRRLAGES; this is translated from the coding sequence ATGTTTTCCTCTATCCGCCGATTCTTCCAGTCGAAATTCGGCCTGCCGATCTTCATCGGTTTTCTCATCCTTGTCGCGCTCGCCTTTGCCGCGGCCGACATCACCGGCTCGACCTTCGGCGGGGTCGCGGGCGGCGACCGGGTCGCTGTGGTCGGCGATGAACGCGTTCCGGCGAGCGAGCTGGAAAGCACCGCCCAGTCCGCGCTCGAACAGGTCCGGAGCGAGGATCCGACCATCGGGATGCCCGAATTCGTGGAGGAGGGCCTGCTCGACGAGGTGCTGCGGCAATTGATCGATCGCTATGCCGTGGGCAATTTCGCCGAAGAGCTCGGGCTGCGCGCGGGCCGCAACCTGATCAACAGCGAGATCCTCCAGATCCCGGCCTTCCGCGACGTCGCGGGCGAATTCGACGAGGAAACCTATCGCCAGGCCCTGCGCGCGCAGGGCCTCACGGACGATATGCTGCGCGGCGATCTGAAGGACGGCCTGCTCGAACAAATGCTGTTCCGCCCCGCGCTCGCCGCGCCGCAGCTGTCCGAACGCGCCGCGCGGCAATATGCCTCGCTCGTCCTCGAACGCCGCCGCGGCGCTATCGCGCTGATTCCGAGCGAACTCTACGCCCCGGAAGGCGAACCGGAAGACGGCAAGCTCGAGGCCTTCTACGAGGAGAACCGCAGCCAGTTCCGCCGGCCGCAACAGCGCGTGATCCGCTTCGCCACCTTCGACGGGGATTCGATCCTCGCCGACGTCGAAGCGACCGAGGACGAGATCGCCGAACGCTACGAGGCGAACCGCGACACCTACGCCGCGCGCGAGCGCCGGGCGTTCAGTTCCTTCGTCGTGCCGACCGAGGATGCGGCAAACGCGCTGGCCGAGCGGATCAGGGGCGGGCTTTCGCTCGAGGCGGCGGCCCGGGAGGCCGGCTTCGAAGTCTCCTCGAGCGACCTGCTCGACCGCGAGGAGGTCGCGAACACGACCAGCTTCGCGCTGGCCGAATCGGTCTTCGCCGCCGCGGAAGGCGCCATCGCCGAACCGGCGCGCGGCACGCTCGGCTGGTATGTCGCGCGGGTCGACGAGGTCGAACGGATCCCGGCGCGCAGCCTTGCCGACGCGACCGACGAGATCGCCGCGCAGATCGTCGAGGAAAAGCGGGCCGCCGCGCTCGTCGACCTGTCGACCCGGATCGAGGACGAGATCTACGACGGCACCGCGCTGGCCGAGGTGGCCGAGGCCTTCGATCTCGAAGTCCGCACGAGCCCCCCGCTGCTCGCCAACGGCGCGGTCTTCGACGAACCCGGAGCCGAGATCCCGCGCGAGCTGGGACCGGTGCTCGAAACCGCGTTCGAGATGGAGGAGAGCGAACCGCAGCTCGCCCAGCTCGACCGCGGCGAACGCTTCATCATCTTCGACGTGAGCGAGGTGATCCCTTCTGCCGCCCCGCCGCTCGCCGAGATTCGCGAGGAAGTCACCGCCGCGTGGCGTCTGGCCGAAGGCAGCGCCGAGGCGCGCGAGGCGGCGCGCCGGGTGCTCGCGAAGACGCGGGAGGGCAGCGATTTCGCCGACGCGCTGCGCGCAGAGGAGGAACCGCGCTTCCAGGTTCAGCCCATCGACCTGTCGCGCCGCGAACTGCTCGCCCAAGGCGGGCGCAACATCGCCCCGCCGCTGGTCCTGCTGTTCTCGATGGCGCAGGGCTCGACCAAGCTGCTCGAGGCGCCGCAGGATCTCGGCTGGTACCTCGTCGACCTGGAAGAGATCGAGGCCGACCCGCTCGCGGCGGATGACCCCGCCCTCGCCCAGACCCGCCAGCAATTCGCGCCGACGCTGGCCGACGAATACCGCCGCCAGCTCGCCCGGGCGATCCGGGACGAGGTCGGGGTCGAACGCAACGAGGACGTGATCGAAGCGGTCCGCAGGCGGCTCGCCGGCGAAAGCTGA
- the secG gene encoding preprotein translocase subunit SecG: MSLFLFLTVVQAIVAAALVGVVLMQRSEGGGLGIGGSPGGALGARGAADFLTRATKWLAIVFVALSIALAAVAVETQSVSDVTSTLERGGPASRADDLLGERSDAPAEAGEDAPLADPASEDAPAPIDDDSPLAE; encoded by the coding sequence ATGTCGCTGTTCCTCTTCCTCACCGTCGTCCAGGCGATCGTCGCGGCCGCGCTGGTCGGCGTCGTGCTCATGCAGCGCAGCGAGGGCGGCGGGCTCGGTATCGGGGGGAGCCCGGGCGGAGCACTCGGCGCGCGCGGCGCGGCCGATTTCCTGACCCGCGCGACCAAGTGGCTGGCGATCGTCTTCGTCGCGCTGTCGATCGCGCTGGCCGCGGTGGCGGTGGAGACGCAGAGCGTGAGCGACGTGACCTCGACGTTGGAGCGCGGCGGCCCGGCGAGCCGGGCGGACGACCTGCTCGGCGAACGCTCTGACGCGCCGGCCGAAGCGGGCGAGGATGCGCCGCTGGCCGATCCCGCTTCCGAAGACGCGCCCGCACCGATCGACGACGATTCGCCGCTCGCCGAATAA
- a CDS encoding Hsp20 family protein yields the protein MSRLDFTPYRRSTVGFDRLFDLLEQQARQNSGDNYPPFNIARRGEDEYRITLAVAGFRPQDLDITAQQNLLVVQGKKREEDDDDAELIHVGIANRGFERRFELADFVRVRSADLADGLLTIDLVREVPEAMKPKKIAVNGAATLTAVPDARDRKDSEAQNADAA from the coding sequence ATGTCACGTCTCGATTTCACCCCCTATCGCCGCTCGACCGTGGGTTTCGATCGCCTGTTCGACCTGCTCGAACAGCAGGCCCGCCAGAATTCGGGCGACAATTATCCCCCTTTCAACATCGCCAGGCGCGGTGAGGACGAATACCGCATCACGCTTGCCGTGGCCGGATTCCGCCCGCAGGATCTCGACATCACCGCGCAGCAGAACCTGCTCGTCGTGCAGGGCAAGAAGCGCGAGGAAGATGACGACGACGCGGAGCTGATCCATGTCGGCATCGCCAACCGCGGGTTCGAGCGCCGCTTCGAACTGGCCGACTTCGTGCGGGTCCGCAGCGCGGATCTCGCCGACGGGCTCCTCACGATCGACCTGGTGCGCGAAGTGCCCGAGGCGATGAAGCCCAAGAAGATCGCCGTGAACGGCGCGGCCACCCTGACCGCGGTCCCGGACGCGCGGGACCGGAAGGACAGCGAGGCGCAGAACGCCGACGCCGCCTGA
- the trpD gene encoding anthranilate phosphoribosyltransferase, with protein MSLLPDISRPLSEAEAERAFGVLLDGEPDEEEIERFLIDLTDRGETSDEIAGAARALRARLIPIDAPEDAIDVCGTGGDGHHTLNVSTAVSLVVAACGVPVAKHGNRAASSKAGAADTLEALGLDMDAAGRTAERTLAEIGICFLFARNHHPAMARIQPIRVRIGRRTIFNLMGPLSNPARVASQLIGIARPAYVPIYAGAMARLGTGCSLIVSGDEGLDELSLAGGNEVAVVTGHSFEMQRAEPADAGLPRAPIEAIRGDDAAHNAAALKALLMGAPGPYRDAVLFNAAGALRVAKRGEAWRDRIAMAAEAIDSGAARRLLERWIALAV; from the coding sequence ATGAGCCTGCTGCCCGACATTTCCCGCCCCCTGTCCGAAGCCGAGGCCGAGCGCGCCTTCGGCGTCCTGCTCGACGGGGAACCGGACGAGGAGGAGATCGAGCGCTTCCTGATCGATCTTACCGATCGCGGCGAGACCTCCGACGAAATCGCGGGCGCGGCGCGGGCGCTGCGCGCGCGGCTGATCCCGATCGATGCGCCCGAAGACGCGATCGACGTCTGCGGCACGGGCGGCGATGGGCACCATACCCTGAACGTTTCGACCGCGGTCAGCCTGGTCGTCGCGGCCTGCGGGGTGCCCGTGGCGAAACACGGCAACCGCGCGGCCTCGTCCAAGGCGGGGGCGGCGGACACCTTGGAAGCGCTCGGGCTCGACATGGACGCCGCCGGGCGGACCGCGGAAAGGACGCTGGCCGAGATCGGCATCTGCTTTCTCTTCGCCAGGAACCACCACCCGGCGATGGCGCGCATCCAGCCCATCCGGGTGCGGATCGGGCGGCGCACGATCTTCAACCTGATGGGCCCGCTGTCCAACCCCGCGCGCGTCGCGAGCCAGCTCATCGGGATTGCCCGGCCGGCCTACGTGCCGATCTACGCGGGCGCGATGGCACGGCTCGGCACGGGTTGCTCGCTGATCGTCTCGGGCGACGAGGGGCTCGACGAGCTCAGCCTTGCCGGCGGCAACGAGGTCGCGGTCGTGACCGGTCACAGTTTCGAGATGCAGCGCGCTGAGCCCGCCGACGCGGGCCTCCCGCGCGCTCCGATCGAGGCGATCCGCGGCGACGATGCGGCGCACAACGCCGCCGCGCTCAAGGCGCTGCTGATGGGCGCTCCCGGACCCTATCGCGACGCGGTCCTGTTCAACGCCGCCGGCGCGCTGCGCGTGGCGAAGCGGGGCGAGGCGTGGCGCGACCGGATCGCCATGGCCGCCGAAGCGATCGATTCGGGGGCGGCGCGCCGCCTGCTCGAACGCTGGATCGCGCTGGCGGTATGA
- the grxC gene encoding glutaredoxin 3: MTSPTIDIYTKFACPFCVRAKQLLDAKGAAYSEHDITMGGPRREEMMQRAPTARTVPQIFIGKVHVGGYDDLAALDRAGKLDPLLAGNAGA; encoded by the coding sequence ATGACCAGTCCCACGATCGACATCTACACCAAGTTCGCCTGCCCCTTCTGCGTGCGCGCGAAGCAGCTCCTCGATGCCAAGGGCGCTGCCTACAGCGAACACGACATCACCATGGGCGGGCCGCGGCGCGAGGAAATGATGCAGCGCGCGCCGACGGCCCGGACGGTGCCGCAGATCTTCATCGGCAAGGTTCATGTCGGCGGCTACGACGATCTCGCTGCGCTCGACCGGGCAGGCAAGCTCGACCCGTTGCTCGCGGGGAATGCCGGCGCGTGA
- a CDS encoding aminodeoxychorismate/anthranilate synthase component II, producing MILVIDNYDSFTFNLVHYLMELGAQVRVERNDAISASEALATGARGFLISPGPCTPNEAGVSLDLVAACADAGKPLLGVCLGHQAIGQHFGGRVVRGGLMHGKTSPVTHDATGVFAGLPSPFTATRYHSLEVVDAPEILIANAHAETPGGDHLSVMGLRHAELPIHGVQFHPESIATEHGHALLANFAKLCGIETALPEKVVSR from the coding sequence ATGATCCTCGTCATCGACAATTACGACAGCTTCACCTTCAACCTCGTCCATTACCTCATGGAACTGGGCGCGCAGGTGCGGGTGGAGCGCAACGACGCGATTTCGGCTTCCGAAGCGCTGGCCACGGGCGCGAGAGGCTTCCTCATCTCCCCCGGCCCCTGCACGCCGAATGAGGCGGGGGTGAGCCTCGATCTCGTCGCGGCCTGCGCGGACGCGGGAAAGCCGCTGCTCGGCGTGTGCCTCGGCCATCAGGCGATCGGGCAGCATTTCGGCGGGCGCGTCGTGCGCGGCGGGTTGATGCATGGCAAGACATCGCCGGTCACGCATGACGCGACGGGCGTGTTCGCGGGCCTGCCCTCCCCTTTCACCGCGACGCGCTATCACAGCCTCGAAGTGGTCGATGCGCCCGAAATCCTGATCGCCAACGCCCATGCCGAAACGCCGGGCGGCGATCACCTTTCGGTGATGGGCCTGCGCCACGCAGAGCTGCCCATTCACGGCGTCCAGTTCCACCCCGAAAGCATCGCGACCGAGCACGGCCATGCCCTGCTCGCCAATTTCGCGAAGCTCTGCGGGATCGAGACGGCCCTGCCCGAAAAGGTTGTTTCGCGATGA
- a CDS encoding phosphodiester glycosidase family protein → MKRLLPLLAPLWLVACEQQPAGEPVVRTELGEAPAAQPADADAAEAEAPEVPQPASACTALTFEDTAFTHCIADPERHTIRTALAPAGGQPFGSLAAFAETAEAGSIAFAMTGGAFGDDLRAVGYYVEDGERFSELDRADGEGNFYMKPNGVFFGTGDEWRAMASEAFFATIRDRPQFGTQSGPMLVTGGELHPDFEDNGPSRAVRSGVGVDRQGRAHFVIAEDEVSFGRIARLFRDELETPEALMLQSGNSALWDPASGRLDQGRAGPILVVEEKP, encoded by the coding sequence GTGAAGCGCCTCTTGCCCCTCCTTGCGCCGCTTTGGCTTGTCGCCTGCGAACAACAGCCCGCGGGCGAGCCGGTGGTGCGGACCGAACTCGGCGAGGCTCCCGCAGCGCAGCCGGCGGACGCGGACGCGGCCGAGGCCGAAGCGCCGGAGGTGCCGCAGCCCGCCTCGGCCTGCACCGCCCTCACCTTCGAGGACACGGCCTTCACCCATTGCATCGCGGACCCCGAACGCCACACCATCCGCACCGCCCTCGCCCCTGCCGGCGGCCAGCCCTTCGGCTCGCTCGCCGCCTTCGCCGAAACCGCCGAGGCAGGCAGCATCGCCTTCGCCATGACCGGCGGGGCCTTCGGCGACGACCTGCGCGCGGTCGGCTATTACGTCGAGGACGGCGAACGGTTTTCGGAGCTCGATCGGGCCGATGGCGAGGGCAATTTCTACATGAAACCCAACGGCGTCTTCTTCGGCACCGGCGACGAATGGCGCGCGATGGCGAGCGAGGCCTTCTTCGCGACCATCCGCGACCGCCCGCAATTCGGGACGCAATCGGGTCCGATGCTGGTGACGGGCGGCGAGCTCCACCCCGATTTCGAGGACAACGGCCCCTCGCGCGCCGTCCGCAGCGGGGTCGGCGTGGACAGGCAGGGCCGTGCCCATTTCGTGATCGCCGAGGACGAGGTCAGCTTCGGCCGCATCGCGCGCCTATTTCGCGACGAGCTCGAGACGCCCGAGGCGCTGATGCTCCAGTCGGGCAATTCGGCGCTGTGGGACCCGGCTTCCGGGCGGCTCGACCAGGGGCGGGCTGGGCCGATCCTCGTGGTGGAGGAAAAACCGTGA
- the trpE gene encoding anthranilate synthase component I — MPEGAEAAARALRAGAPALVWRRVVADCDTPVSAARRLIEEGRGDFLLESVEGGEVRGRYSLLGLDPDLVFRAGSDGAEINRHWQRDREAFEPLPGNPLDRLRSLAAACRIDLPEGDAEALPPALACLVGYFGYETIGLVEKLPRAPASELALSDMLFVRPTLILVFDGLTDALHCVAPIWQAQDPDAAIFAAGERIDAALAALVRPRPAEPRAAPDTPLPEPRPVMAGEDYKAMVAAAKDYILAGDIFQVVLAQRFTCPFDLPPLALYRALRRVNPSPFLYFLDLPGFAIVGSSPEILVRVRGGEVTIRPIAGTRPRGATRAEDEANEAELLADPKECAEHLMLLDLGRNDVGRVATRGSVTVTDSFTIERYSHVMHIVSNVVGELGEGRDALDALFAGFPAGTVSGAPKIRACEIIASLEPETRGAYAGGVGYFAPDGSVDSCIVLRTAVVKDAVMHVQAGAGIVADSDPDAELAECRAKAGALFAAAREAVRLASEPGYGR; from the coding sequence CTGCCCGAAGGTGCCGAGGCGGCAGCGCGCGCGCTGCGCGCGGGCGCGCCGGCGCTGGTCTGGCGCCGGGTGGTGGCCGACTGCGACACGCCGGTCAGTGCGGCACGCCGATTGATCGAGGAGGGGCGCGGCGATTTCCTGCTCGAATCGGTCGAGGGCGGCGAGGTGCGCGGGCGCTACAGCCTGCTGGGGCTCGATCCCGACCTCGTGTTCCGGGCCGGGTCCGACGGGGCCGAGATCAATCGCCACTGGCAGCGTGACCGCGAAGCGTTCGAGCCGCTGCCGGGCAATCCGCTCGACCGGCTGCGTTCGCTGGCCGCGGCGTGCCGCATCGACCTGCCCGAAGGCGATGCCGAGGCCCTGCCCCCGGCGCTCGCCTGCCTTGTCGGCTATTTCGGCTACGAGACGATCGGGCTGGTCGAAAAGCTCCCGCGCGCCCCCGCGAGCGAGCTTGCCCTGTCCGACATGCTGTTCGTGCGCCCGACGCTGATCCTCGTCTTCGATGGCCTGACCGATGCGCTCCACTGCGTCGCGCCGATCTGGCAGGCGCAGGACCCGGATGCCGCCATCTTCGCCGCGGGCGAGCGGATCGACGCCGCGCTCGCCGCGCTCGTCCGCCCGCGCCCTGCCGAGCCGCGCGCCGCGCCCGACACGCCCCTGCCCGAGCCCCGGCCGGTCATGGCGGGCGAGGATTACAAGGCGATGGTGGCGGCCGCCAAGGACTACATCCTTGCGGGCGACATCTTCCAGGTCGTGCTCGCCCAGCGGTTCACCTGCCCCTTCGACCTGCCACCGCTCGCGCTCTACCGCGCGCTGCGGCGGGTCAATCCCTCGCCCTTCCTCTATTTCCTCGATCTTCCCGGCTTCGCCATCGTCGGATCGAGCCCGGAAATCCTTGTGCGGGTGCGCGGCGGCGAAGTCACGATCCGCCCCATCGCCGGGACTCGCCCGCGCGGCGCCACGAGGGCCGAGGACGAGGCGAACGAGGCCGAACTCCTCGCCGATCCCAAGGAATGCGCCGAGCACCTGATGCTGCTCGATCTCGGCCGCAACGATGTCGGCCGGGTCGCGACGCGCGGCAGCGTGACCGTCACCGACAGTTTCACGATCGAGCGTTACAGCCACGTCATGCACATCGTCAGCAACGTCGTGGGCGAACTCGGCGAAGGGCGCGATGCGCTCGACGCGCTGTTCGCGGGTTTTCCGGCGGGCACCGTCTCGGGCGCGCCCAAGATCCGCGCCTGCGAGATCATCGCCTCGCTCGAGCCGGAGACGCGCGGCGCCTATGCCGGGGGCGTCGGATATTTCGCGCCCGACGGATCGGTCGATTCCTGCATCGTGCTGCGGACCGCGGTGGTGAAGGACGCGGTGATGCACGTGCAGGCGGGCGCGGGGATCGTGGCCGATTCCGATCCCGATGCCGAACTCGCCGAATGCCGGGCCAAGGCGGGCGCGCTCTTCGCCGCCGCGCGCGAGGCGGTGCGCCTCGCAAGCGAACCGGGATACGGCCGGTGA
- the tpiA gene encoding triose-phosphate isomerase, with protein MPQRPYIVGNWKMHGTRAMLSEARAIDRAAQRHMKVEVAIAPPYTLIHPVHREAEQIGVGAQDCHHEDGGAHTGDISAVMVADAGAKFVILGHSERRQNHGESDAIIRAKVEAALAAGLRIILCCGESDKTREAGKAVSFVKRQLKASLPVGHEALAAASERLTIAYEPIWAIGTGNSATVEDIAEMHREIRTLLVELFGEEQGAEVRILYGGSVKPENAGQILSAPEVGGALVGGASLTVDSFMSIALAAAEADEG; from the coding sequence ATGCCCCAGCGGCCTTACATCGTTGGTAACTGGAAGATGCATGGCACAAGGGCCATGCTTTCCGAAGCGCGCGCGATCGACCGCGCCGCCCAGCGGCACATGAAAGTCGAGGTGGCGATCGCGCCGCCCTACACCCTGATCCATCCCGTGCACCGCGAGGCCGAGCAGATCGGCGTCGGCGCGCAGGACTGCCACCACGAGGACGGCGGGGCGCACACCGGCGACATCTCGGCCGTCATGGTCGCCGATGCGGGCGCGAAGTTCGTCATCCTAGGCCATTCCGAACGCCGCCAGAACCATGGCGAGAGCGACGCCATCATCCGCGCCAAGGTCGAGGCGGCGCTCGCCGCGGGGCTCAGGATCATCCTGTGCTGCGGCGAAAGCGACAAGACCCGCGAGGCGGGCAAGGCCGTCTCCTTCGTCAAGCGCCAGCTCAAGGCCTCGCTCCCGGTCGGGCACGAGGCGCTCGCCGCGGCGTCCGAGCGCCTGACCATCGCCTATGAACCGATCTGGGCGATCGGCACCGGCAACAGCGCGACGGTCGAGGACATTGCCGAGATGCACCGCGAGATCCGGACGCTGCTGGTCGAACTGTTCGGGGAAGAACAGGGCGCGGAAGTCCGCATCCTCTACGGCGGCTCGGTCAAGCCCGAGAACGCCGGGCAAATCCTCTCCGCCCCCGAGGTCGGGGGCGCGCTCGTCGGCGGGGCGAGCCTCACCGTCGACAGCTTCATGAGCATCGCGCTCGCCGCGGCCGAAGCCGACGAAGGCTGA